The DNA sequence AGAAGAAATAAGATTAGCTACCCAAAACTTTCAACCGAATATATTGTTAGGGGAAGGAAGATTTGGTTCGGTATTCAAACGTTGGATTCATGAGCATTTTCTTACTGCTGTGAAGCCTGGATATGGAGTTGCTGTTGCTATCAAGAATTTGAATGAGGAAGGActttaaatatacataaattctTTCTTGTGGTTAATTTTGTGGTGGAATCTTTAATCAACAATTGGGAACTTTCCTGCGGAGAGAAATCTTGTGGTTAATTTAGTTAGGAATGATTATGCCTCACCAGAATATATAGCTTCAGGTTCTTGGATTTGACAGTCGTCTCTAATTTCTGATGTttgatattcatatttattctctttgATGTAAAAAGGAGGAAAACATATTTTTGCTCTTTTTTTTCCTGCACCTTTTCACATGTTCTATAGGTTGAATATAAGAGGTATTGATGTTGTGATGTATGCTCgtgttttttcttcttatagAGCATGGGTGATAAAATTCTTCCATCTTTCTATATGTGAGGTGGAAATAGAGTTTACTGCGACCAagttttattcaaatttattccGTTCTGGTTTGTGTTTCCTCCCCTAACTCCTCACTTCTTTTTAGTGCATATTCTACAGTGTAATGTTTACCAAGCATACGAAATTGCTGCAGGCTAATATACAATACTTTATACTTTATGTTGGGTATCAGCGGTACTCCAGGATCGACACACAAACGGAATTTTATTAAACCCGACAGCGGTGTACGAAACACCGATACACAACACTACAACACTTTTGAGGACACACCCCAAAATACACTCTTGGAGGACACACCTCACAAGACACTTGAGGACACACCTCGCACACTAACTCTCGTACACACTCCACGCACACTTGCTACTTGTGTACTCACTCTATTTGTGTACATACTCCCATAATAGGCCTAGTACCTATCTATAAGTAGCCTAAGTCGGTTATGAATCCGACATACCAAAAGCTAGAAGATTCTACcaactaatttaataatattactatctATATGTCGGCTAAactaaattgtttaattaatttgatgtttAATTTCTTCACTAATCATGATTGCTCTAGAAGAGACTAGCAAAGTCGGTGGAGCTAAGTTAATACTCCCCCTCGACACCGACTTTCTTCTCCGTATGGTTAGTTACTCCTTCAGCTTCTGTAGCTCCGCAGTGCTGAGCTCTTCAGGATGCATGTCTTGACATGATTCTTTAGTTGAGACGGCTTTCCTAAATTCTCCTTCTCTAGCAACTACTTTCTTTTGTGTTGTGCTTGATCTATGAGCTCGTGATTTCTCCCACTCTTCTCCGGTCTCCAAAATCTTTTCTGATTGCTTCAGCTTTGTCGCTTCTTGATCCGCTTCAACCTCTGATATATCtatatcttcatcttcttcattatCTTCTTGCATTTCCGGAAGCTCCACAAGTTGTTCGTCAATTTCTTTCTCATCTTCTTGCCGCTCCAGCTTTATTTTTGCTTCTTCCCAATTCTCCTCAATATTCCCCTCTTCATCTTCAATTATCAACATGGAATCGTCAAAATCccaatttcttcttctataaCAATGGGCGCTTGGGATTCCAACTCTTCGTCACTCAGGATGGCTAAAGCTTCCATATCCCATTCTTCTTCATCTGGTGATGCTCCGCTAGTTATCACCACATGACTTTCTACTGGCTTATTCTCTGACCGAAAGTTCCCGGCTATGTGGCCCTTCTTCCCACAATTATAGCATATTCCATCAAACCTCCTTGATTGATGAGATTCACTGCTCCGACCATATCTGCGTTCTGCTCCCCCTAGCTGGGAGCGCATCTCCTCTCGATCATCTCCTCAACTTCttgcaattatatatatgcaagCACCATAGAGATGAGAGGTTCCCCAACCATTCAGGCAACTCTTCCATTCCATAATTCTCTATCTTCAACATTCCAATAGAGGTGAGACGTTGAATTGATTCTGGCAGATTTCCCCAAGCTTCCCTCCCTTTCAATTCTAAATCCATAACTGAGCGGGAGTTGCATCTTTGCAATACGCATTCAATGGTCTCCACAGATCCCTCCGTACTAACATCTATTCTTAACTCATAACTacctaagagcatctccaatgtcggctagcgaccggctagcggaTTCGCGACGCTGGCCGATTGGCTACCCGATCCATTGGAGCAGGCGAGCAGCTAACCGGCGAgccgatcggcgtgggctggccgattggtgggcgctggccgatgcgctagccgatgcgctggctgccattgtggcggccagATCAGCCAGCGATTGGCCAGCGCcgaatattgtttttttttattttattttataaaacctatataaacgcgattttaatttcattttcatttgcaccacttgttttaacgagttttctctctctctaactttctgtacaagagcatcatcgagcgatgagtaacgcgggtggtagcggtggtggtagtggtggtagtggtggggatgctgaggagtacgaacggaggatgaacaaGGCTATGAATGCCTACATGAACCACaagatggagcggtacatgcgtagggtggaacagcaggcgatacctcgccctccacgggttatccaccgccgagcagtgattgatcgggatcacgccGCTGCACATCAGTGGCTGTACGACGACTACTTTTCAGAGAACCCGCgtttcccgccaacatgttccggcggcgttttagaatgcgcagggagttttttatgcgcatcgttggcgcattagagcgtcgatatctgtgtttccgcttcaggcacgatgcggttggcagacccggccacacccctattcaaaagtgcacggcggcaatcgggcagttggcctacggaggcgcggcggacatgtgggatgagtacctccacatcggtgagtcgacaGCCCGGAATGTCTCGGAGAATTTCGTGGGGGCGTGATAAACGTTTTCGGTGAGCaagtaccttcgaagccctactcccgaagattgtcggaatttgatgcagatgcacggggagaagcatgggttccccgggatgttaggcagcatagattgtatgcattgggagtggaagaactgcccgactgcctggaagggggcctacacgaccggctacaagtcaaagaatcccacgttgatcctcgaggccgtagctgattaccggctgtggatctggcatgcgtattttggggtagccgggtcgaacaacgacctcaacgtcctgaactcgtctcccctcttcaacgagaagtgtcggggcgtcggtccagccgtctcatttgtggccaacggcaaccggcatgatatgggctactacttggcggatgggatataccctcggtggccggtctttgtgaagacgatcaggcaaacaagtgatgaaaggaaggcctactttgcggaacgacaagagtcggcgcgcaaggacgtggagcgcgcatttggtgtgctccagtctcgatgggcggcaattaagggtccaacgcgtttgtgggatatCGGATGCGTTTCCCAGATAATGTACGCCCGCATTATCCtacacaacatgatcgtcgaagacgaaggcgtacaaccgactagttgggccaatgatgatgaagccggtccaagccacggaacggccacccctagtgtacgacgtggggtacctctcgatgaagccggtcgcctcaaggaatttgccaacaATGCACCaggtggatgctcatattcaactccaaaaggatataattgaagagttgtgggcacggaggattgcacggcgatagttttttttctttattatgtacctttttaaatgtaattttttttatctatgtacctttttaaatgcaattaatgaattttcctgtatatgtctcgtaaatttaatttcgcaatttaatcgtaattttaattccgtaaatgtagtatattttgaattattttttttgcggctggcctatggctggcctaaatctgatgtggcaggtggagtTTTAGTGCtgctatggctggcctaatagcattggagatgctctaaagtAGCCTTAAATTGAGAAACACCGATAATTTGTAAACGTGTTAGACGAGGCCATTTTGGCAGACAATCAATTATCCCGTGTTGATTCTTTAGGCTACTTAAATACATCAACTCCAGTTCCTCAATCAAGGATCCTACTATTTCATATGGAAAGTACATCAAAGCTTCGCATTCATAAATCACCAACCTTCTAAGACATGTGAGGCTTCCTTGTGATTGTTGTGCACCAATGTCTGATACTCGTTCCAAATTTGGACAGTAGCTTATAATCAacttctccaaagaattgaggGTGCCTAGACCATCTGGTAATTCTCTCAAATTGTAACACCAAGTTATACTTAACTCCAAGATATTGGGATTGTTACAGAATAGCCAATTCCGGAGATATTCCAGATCATATATCTTTTCTATCCAAAGCTCAGTTAGAAACTTTAATTCTGTCTTGAATATGTATGTGAAAAGCATGCTCCCACTCCCCTTGATTATCAAACTTTTGAGACATGACCACGAATGATTAGGAAAACTCGTCAATTGTTTGCACTGAGAGATCTCCAAGTGTTCGAGGTTAGGAAATACCTTCACATCACTTGCACCTGCAGATTCTACTTTTGCCCACTCTGCAAAATTACGCATTTCAACCAACACAAGCTTTTCTAGAGCTGGAAAAACAATGTGTTTCCTTATTCACTAATCCATAGAAAGAAGAATTTATGAACTTCAAATTTGTCAATCCTTCTAACCACAGAGACTTGAGATTTGGCAACTGTCCAAACATTGGGATTTCTTCACATTCTGAGCAATTGGAGAGTTTTATCTCAATCAACTTGTTAAGTGGTACCCTACAGCCTTGTGGTACATTTTCAATTGCAATCTTCTGAATCCATCTTCTCAACCCTTTCAAGCTTAGAGATTTTCGGGTGTCCTTTGAGACCATTCAAACTCCCGAGCTCTTCAATTTTGCATCCATTCTTGTAGCCAACTTCGAAATACTCTAGCGTTTGGAGAGAAGTTAAACTCCCAATCTCGGCAGGCAACTTTACACCATCATCAATATAAAGATGCCTTAAATTAGTCAAGTACTTCATAGTACTAGGAAGTTCCCTCAATCTTAATGTACATGCATTTAATGTTTGCAACTGATGGAGTTCACCAATCCAGCCCGCCAAATATTTTACACGAGTCGACGAAATATCAAGTTTCCTTAAATGTATCAACTTCCTTATCGAACTTGGCAACTTAGTACACCACTCATATGCAAGAAATACAGCATGTAGACGCTCGAAATCTGCAAATTTGTTATGATAAATGTGTCCCTCGAACAATAATGTACGCAAATATTTTGCCACTTCTTTTGGAATACGACTTTCTTCATCATGATTCATGTATCTCACTCGGCTCCGTCCTTCAGTTTTATTAGAGGAACCTGAAATTGAACATGCAAAATCATGCACAAGATCGTGCATCACACAACTCTCTACATTTCCATAATCATCTCTTTCTGCAACTTGTAGTAGAGAGTTGTGCAGAAgaactttcataaatttgtcGCCCAAGCACTCCATCTCACTGTTTCCATTAGCTTCAAGAAATCCTTCTGCCATCTAATACTCAATCAGTTCctgacttttgattttgcgACCTTTACGAAAAAGCGAACAATATGCAAAACACTTTTCGAGTGACGGTAGAGACAAATTATCAAAGCTCAACTTCAGTATCTTTGTGATATGATCCCCTTCATCATGAGAAAGCCATTTCTCTTCGATCAAGAGCCATTCTTCTTGTGATTTATTACATAGTGCTCCACCAACTACATTGGCCGCTAATGGCAAACCTTGACATCTTGGCAATCTTCTTCCCTATGGCCTCAAACTTTGTTGGAATATCCTCTTTTCCAAAAGTTTTTGCTTGGATTATTGACCAACAATCTTCATGTGATAATCCTTTGAGCTCAGGTGTATGAAGTGATTGCATAGTTGAAGCGACTTCCATATTTCTAGTGGTAATAACAATTGCATTCCTCTTGGTAGAAGTAACACCAACCaatgaattgataaaatcaTCCCATTTGCGACGATCTTGATTCCAAACATCGTCAAGAATTAGAAGATATGTTTTGTCTTTCAAAGCTTCTTGAAGCTTTTTCATAATATCTTCCCTACTCTCAACTTCAACTTTATCAGTAGAAGTTAAGCATTTGAGGATTTTCTTGAAAAGAGTGATTGGatcaaaaatttgagaaacatGCACCCAAATATGTGATCCAAATAGagtttttatatttggatGATGGAAGACATTCCTAGTCAAGGTTGTCTTCCCCAATCCTCCCATTCCCACGATGGCAAAGATAGAAACTACACGTTCATCAGTTGTGGTACTAGTGTTAATAATCTCAACTATATCCGATACCAACTCATCTCTTCCAATGAAAATTGGATCATGTGAGAAGGAATCAGTTTCAAAAGCAGCATGAGGCAATTTTGGCACATTGTTGCCAAGCCTCTCTTTGAGGCCAAGCTCGGCTCCCTCTTTTCGAACATACTCCAAATTCTCATTGATTTCTTGGATTTTAAGAGATATATTTCTGGGATGGGCAATATGAGTGAAGGATGAGAAGCATGAGAGTACCTTTTCTTTCATGGACTTGATAGACTTGATTtgtttagagagagaatgatttTTGAGTTCATCCAAAACGTTGTCAGCATCAAACGCCACATTTTCGAGCTTCCTCAGCCAGCTTTTGGCAGCCCCACCGGGAATGGTACGGCTCTCAGCATCGTTCAACAATTGCTGGATTGTATCTAAACTCCCAGCTAGCTTTGCTGCTTCTTTGTCGAGACCTCGGATTAGTGAGATCTCTTTCTTGGATTGGTCGATGAGGTTTTGGACTAAAACTTTAATGACGGCGGCGACAGCTTCTCCTTCCATTGTTTGAGTTTGTAACTGATTCAGAAAGAGTCAAAGAGAAATGGATGAATTGGTACAGACAGAATGAGAGAGATGCAATCAAAAGTGATAAGAATAATTGTGGTGAGCTGCAGTATAGTTTACACTTTACACTTTACGTGTAGCCTTCCATTCAAGATACTTTGCTTGCATTTTCATACTActgttattttaattcttgccgacaacttatttttttttaaatttcttcatTAAAGGATCGAAAATTGTAGTATACGGAATGGATAATGCTACTGATTTACATGCATTATAGGTGTAATATGTGCTACTTATGGTAAGTTACAATTTTGGAGTAGCATATTCTATACGCAGTGTGATCAATTATGTGCTACTTATGGTTATGTTTTGGATGCATGTAAAGGAAATTGGATATTCTGAATATGGAAAggtcttagagcatccacaataaggGATGTCCTAGTGCTTGTCCACTATTGTGTAGTGGGAtgtcctagtgatgtggcagtgcaGTGGGATGTCCTAGTAACATGGAAGGAGGTGTTTTTGGCTAGTCCGCCGGATATCCGCCCtattgtgaatgctcttaGCAGATGAAAAAATGTTAACTGATGATTGATGAAGTGAGATGAGAAAAACGGAACTATATATGCAACATTTTATACGAAATGACATGGATTTTCAAGTTAATGACGTGGAATATCatacttgaaaatggcacACAGTTTTGACAACATCAACATGTTGATTATTCATAAGGTGCAAACAATTGAATCTTCTCATGTAATACTTCCATCTCAGAGTTGCACTTGTGTGTCGTATATCCAGCTGAACGGGACCTTTGGCGCCTGCTTTGCCATCTCTCGAGCTCTCTCCCCGAGACGTCTGATTCTCGGAGACAAATTGCAGACGTAGTCTTGAGCTTCTTGCCCCTCTGCGGATAGCCCAGTTATATTTTCAACCTTCCATCGCGCAACCAAGTGCTCTAGGATGTCTGCGTAGTCTCCTGCCGTGTAGACGCCAAGGCGCTGGCCAACAGCCGAGAAGTGGTGGAAGAGGTTGTCATCGCGACCATCGTACATCAAGTGTGCGGGCATGgagattttctttttcatcatGTGGGCGAAAGCCAGCATAGTTGCGTCAGGGTCGACCTCGAACAGCTTCTCAGCTATCTTGGTGTATGCAGTTTCGTGGCGTTTCTCATCCGCGGCAATGGTGCCGCATATCTGAGCCAACTTGATGTCACCATGCTCCGTGGCTTGTCGGGCCGTGTTTCCGTGGGCCACGAACGTAGCCCTTTC is a window from the Salvia hispanica cultivar TCC Black 2014 chromosome 1, UniMelb_Shisp_WGS_1.0, whole genome shotgun sequence genome containing:
- the LOC125224049 gene encoding disease resistance protein RGA2-like, which gives rise to MEGEAVAAVIKVLVQNLIDQSKKEISLIRGLDKEAAKLAGSLDTIQQLLNDAESRTIPGGAAKSWLRKLENVAFDADNVLDELKNHSLSKQIKSIKSMKEKVLSCFSSFTHIAHPRNISLKIQEINENLEYVRKEGAELGLKERLGNNVPKLPHAAFETDSFSHDPIFIGRDELVSDIVEIINTSTTTDERVVSIFAIVGMGGLGKTTLTRNVFHHPNIKTLFGSHIWVHVSQIFDPITLFKKILKCLTSTDKVEVESREDIMKKLQEALKDKTYLLILDDVWNQDRRKWDDFINSLVGVTSTKRNAIVITTRNMEVASTMQSLHTPELKGLSHEDCWSIIQAKTFGKEDIPTKFEAIGKKIAKMSRFAISGQCSWWSTM